From a region of the Castanea sativa cultivar Marrone di Chiusa Pesio chromosome 10, ASM4071231v1 genome:
- the LOC142613596 gene encoding pleiotropic drug resistance protein 1-like isoform X3 — translation MEVFLSSAREEVGEKSRKWAAIQRLPTGHRLRRGILTEENGEAKEVDIQRLDEQQLKNLLDKLLNQDEDNEKFLMKLKDRFDRVGIEFPKIEVRMEGLNVDTEAYIGSRALPTLYHFTINFFEGLLNSCHIIKGKKKPFSILHDVSGIIKPGRMTLLLGPPGSGKTTFLLAMAGRLSSDLKISGRITYNGHGMDEFIPQRTSAYISQHDEHIGEMTVRETLAFSARCQGVGPRYEMLAELSRREKEANIKPDSDIDIFLKSISLEGQEANVLTDYVIKILGLDICADIMVGDEMRRGISGGQRKRVTVGEMLVGPARALFMDEISTGLDSSTTFQIVNSIRQAIHILEGTTVISLLQPAPETYELFEDIVLLTDGQVVYQGPRENAQEFFESVGFKCPERKAEADFLQEVTSRKDQEQYWANKDIPYAYVTVEEFADAFKSFHIGQKLGDKLAIPFDKGRSHPSALTTTKYGVGKKELLKACISRELLLMKRSSAYYTFKMLQLIFMALLMMSLYVRTKKHRNTTMGGQIVMGALFFTMSTIMFNGFAELALTIAKLPVFNKHRDLLFFPPWSYALPTWILKIPITIVEVAIWVAMTYYVVGFEENFTRFLKQFFLLLFINQMASGLFRFIAALGRNMIVANTFGSFGLLLVITLGGFVLSKNEIKKWWEWGYWVSPMMYGQNAMAVNEFLGKSWKRVSITFSKPLGLVVLKSHGLFQEEYWFWIGVGASIGFIFLFNFLFTLALTYLNPFGKPQAVIPEGKPDIELSHNEKTSSGRSERGADIQRSVSSESTLAARSRRNEFNRNKKQGMVLPFEPLSITFDDISYAVDMPQEMKSEGVTENRLTLLKGLSGAFRPGVLTALMGVSGAGKSTLMDVLAGRKTGGYIEGSIMISGYPKKQETFARIAGYCEQNDIHSPHITVYESLFFSAWLRLAPEVDITTKKMFVEEVMDLVELNSIRESIVGLPNVNGLSTEQRKRLTIATELVANPSIIFMDEPTSGLDARAAAIVMRTVRNTVDTGRTVVCTIHQPSIDIFDAFDELYLLKSGGEEIYVGPIGHRASLLISYFEGIRGVKKIRDGINPATWMLEVTNTAQEAVLGVNFADVYNKSELYRRNKAMIKELSKPQPMSKDLHFATQFSQSFLTQCKACLWKQHWSYWRNPQYNAVRLLFSIFIALMFGSMFWDLGTKRIRQQDIFNSVGSMYAASLFIGIQNAALVQPVVAIERTVFYRERAAGMYSPLPYAIAQITIEIPYIFIQAVIYATIVYFMIGFETSASKFFLNLFFMYFTFLYFTFFGMLTVSITPNYSIAAVLASFFYGLWNLFSGFLLPRSYMPIWWRWFYWACPFAWTLYGLIGAQFGDIKDRLDTGLTVEELMKSYFGFKTDFLGVVSIVIIGITLLFGFGFAFAIKVFNFQRR, via the exons ATGGAAGTGTTTTTGAGTTCTGCTCGAGAGGAAGTAGGCGAAAAATCTCGGAAATGGGCTGCTATACAGAGACTGCCGACAGGGCATCGTCTTAGAAGAGGTATATTAACTGAAGAAAATGGAGAAGCAAAAGAAGTTGATATTCAAAGACTTGATGAGCAACAATTAAAGAACTTGTTGGACAAGCTTTTGAACCAGGACGAAGATAATGAGAAGTTCTTGATGAAGCTCAAGGACCGCTTTGATCG AGTTGGGATTGAATTTCCAAAAATTGAAGTCCGGATGGAAGGACTAAATGTAGATACCGAAGCTTATATTGGAAGCAGAGCTTTACCTACACTATACCACTTCACTATAAATTTCTTTGAG GGGTTGTTGAATTCTTGTCATATAATTAAAGGCAAAAAGAAACCATTTTCAATTCTTCATGATGTCAGTGGAATAATCAAGCCTGGCAg GATGACACTTCTTTTAGGCCCCCCAGGCTCAGGGAAGACCACATTTCTACTGGCTATGGCTGGAAGACTTAGTTCTGATCTCAAA ATTTCAGGGAGAATTACATATAATGGCCATGGAATGGATGAATTTATCCCACAAAGGACATCAGCTTATATAAGTCAACATGATGAACATATAGGAGAAATGACAGTGAGAGAAacattggccttctcggctagaTGTCAAGGGGTTGGTCCTCGTTATG AAATGTTGGCAGAGTTGTCCAGAAGAGAAAAGGAGGCAAACATTAAGCCAGATTCTGATATCGATATTTTTTTGAAG TCTATTTCACTGGAAGGGCAAGAAGCAAATGTTCTGACCGATTATGTTATCAAA ATTTTGGGATTGGATATCTGTGCTGACATTATGGTAGGGGATGAAATGCGAAGAGGTATCTCTGGTGGACAAAGAAAGCGAGTGACAGTAG GGGAGATGCTGGTTGGACCAGCAAGGGCGCTTTTCATGGACGAGATATCAACTGGCTTAGACAGCTCGACAACTTTTCAGATTGTGAATTCAATCAGACAGGCAATTCACATTCTTGAAGGGACAACCGTGATCTCTCTCCTCCAGCCAGCTCCAGAAACGTATGAACTATTTGAGGACATAGTTCTCTTAACAGACGGGCAAGTGGTGTATCAAGGTCCCCGTGAAAATGCACAGGAGTTTTTTGAATCTGTGGGCTTCAAATGTCCGGAGAGAAAAGCAGAAGCAGACTTCTTACAAGAA GTGACATCAAGGAAAGATCAAGAACAGTATTGGGCTAATAAAGACATACCTTATGCTTACGTTACTGTCGAGGAATTTGCTGATGCATTTAAGTCATTTCACATTGGTCAGAAACTAGGTGACAAGCTTGCCATTCCATTTGACAAGGGTAGGAGCCACCCTTCTGCTTTGACAACTACGAAGTACGGTGTTGGGAAGAAGGAACTGCTAAAGGCTTGCATATCAAGAGAGTTGTTGCTGATGAAGAGAAGCTCAGCCTACTATACGTTCAAAATGTTGCAG cttatttttatgGCTCTGTTGATGATGTCACTATATGTACGAACTAAGAAGCATCGAAATACTACAATGGGTGGTCAAATTGTTATGGGTGCCCTGTTCTTTACAATGTCCACAATAATGTTTAATGGATTCGCAGAGCTTGCCCTGACCATCGCGAAACTTCCTGTCTTTAACAAGCATAGGGaccttctcttttttcctcCATGGTCATATGCACTACCCACATGGATCCTCAAAATTCCAATCACAATTGTAGAGGTAGCCATTTGGGTGGCGATGACTTATTATGTTGTAGGCTTTGAAGAAAACTTCACACG GTTTCTCAAACAATTCTTTCTACTTTTGTTCATCAACCAAATGGCTTCTGGACTGTTTCGATTTATTGCAGCACTAGGAAGGAATATGATTGTCGCAAACACGTTTGGATCTTTTGGGTTGCTTCTAGTTATTACTCTGGGTGGATTTGTTCTatcaaaaa atgaaattaaaaaatggtGGGAATGGGGTTACTGGGTCTCACCTATGATGTATGGCCAGAATGCTATGGCAGTGAATGAATTCTTAGGGAAGAGTTGGAAGCGTGTAAGTATCACTTTCTCAA AACCTCTTGGACTTGTGGTCTTGAAGTCTCATGGACTATTCCAAGAAGAATATTGGTTTTGGATTGGAGTAGGAGCTTCAATTggatttatttttctattcaattttcttttcacatTGGCTCTAACTTATCTCAACC CTTTTGGAAAGCCTCAGGCAGTTATACCAGAAGGAAAGCCA GACATTGAACTATCACACAATGAAAAGACCTCGTCTGGTAGGTCAGAAAGAGGAGCTGACATTCAAAGAAGTGTATCATCAGAATCAACATTAGCAGCAAGAAGCAGAAGGAATGAATTTAATCGGAACAAGAAACAAGGAATGGTTCTTCCATTCGAACCCCTTTCTATCACCTTTGATGATATTAGCTATGCAGTGGACATGCCTCAG gaaatgaaatctgaaggTGTGACAGAAAATCGACTAACACTTCTGAAGGGTTTGAGTGGTGCTTTCAGGCCAGGAGTTCTCACAGCTCTAATGGGTGTTAGTGGCGCTGGGAAGTCAACTCTAATGGATGTTTTGGCTGGGAGGAAAACTGGTGGGTACATCGAAGGAAGCATCATGATATCTGGATACCCAAAGAAGCAGGAAACTTTTGCTCGCATAGCAGGTTACTGTGAGCAAAATGACATCCACTCTCCTCACATTACAGTGTACGAGTCACTGTTTTTCTCTGCATGGCTTCGTCTAGCTCCTGAAGTTGATATCACAACCAAAAAG ATGTTTGTTGAGGAGGTCATGGACCTTGTGGAGCTGAACTCAATAAGGGAATCAATTGTTGGATTGCCTAACGTCAATGGTCTCTCAACCGAGCAGCGCAAGAGGCTGACGATTGCAACTGAGCTTGTTGCAAACCCATCTATAATATTCATGGATGAGCCAACCTCAGGTCTTGATGCCAGGGCAGCAGCAATAGTGATGAGAACAGTGAGGAACACAGTAGACACTGGAAGAACTGTGGTGTGCACTATCCACCAGCCAAGCATTGATATATTTGATGCCTTTGATGAG CTATATCTTTTGAAAAGTGGAGGAGAAGAAATATATGTCGGCCCAATAGGCCACCGTGCTTCACTTTTGATCAGTTACTTTGAG GGAATCCGGggagttaaaaaaattagagatgGAATTAACCCAGCCACATGGATGTTAGAAGTGACAAATACAGCACAAGAAGCAGTTCTGGGTGTTAATTTTGCCGATGTATACAATAAATCAGAACTATACAG GAGAAACAAAGCAATGATCAAAGAACTCAGTAAACCTCAGCCAATGTCAAAAGATCTGCACTTCGCTACTCAATTCTCGCAATCATTTTTGACCCAGTGTAAGGCTTGCCTATGGAAACAGCACTGGTCATATTGGCGAAATCCACAGTACAATGCAGTAAGGCTATTATTCTCGATTTTCATAGCTTTAATGTTTGGATCAATGTTCTGGGATCTTGGCACCAAAAG GATAAGGCAGCAAGACATTTTCAATTCAGTAGGTTCCATGTATGCTGCTTCTCTATTTATTGGGATTCAGAATGCTGCATTGGTGCAGCCAGTAGTGGCTATTGAGAGAACAGTTTTCTACCGAGAAAGAGCAGCTGGAATGTATTCTCCTTTACCATATGCCATTGCACAG ATTACGATTGAGATCCCATACATTTTCATTCAGGCTGTCATATATGCAACGATAGTCTATTTCATGATTGGATTTGAGACCTCAGCTTCAAAGTTCTTTTTGAATCTCTTCTTCATGTACTTCACCTTCTTGTATTTCACATTCTTTGGAATGTTGACAGTATCCATCACTCCAAACTATAGCATAGCTGCTGTACTTGCTTCTTTCTTCTATGGTTTGTGGAACCTCTTCTCAGGATTCCTACTTCCACGATCA TATATGCCTATTTGGTGGAGATGGTTCTATTGGGCATGTCCTTTCGCTTGGACATTGTATGGATTGATTGGTGCACAGTTTGGAGACATCAAAGACAGGCTTGACACTGGTCTAACAGTAGAAGAACTTATGAAGAgttattttggttttaaaacTGACTTCCTAGGAGTGGTTTCAATTGTGATTATAGGAATCACATTGCTTTTTGGATTCGGCTTTGCCTTTGCAATAAAGGTTTTTAACTTCCAGAGAAGATGA
- the LOC142613596 gene encoding pleiotropic drug resistance protein 1-like isoform X1, which translates to MEVFLSSAREEVGEKSRKWAAIQRLPTGHRLRRGILTEENGEAKEVDIQRLDEQQLKNLLDKLLNQDEDNEKFLMKLKDRFDRVGIEFPKIEVRMEGLNVDTEAYIGSRALPTLYHFTINFFEGLLNSCHIIKGKKKPFSILHDVSGIIKPGRMTLLLGPPGSGKTTFLLAMAGRLSSDLKISGRITYNGHGMDEFIPQRTSAYISQHDEHIGEMTVRETLAFSARCQGVGPRYEMLAELSRREKEANIKPDSDIDIFLKSISLEGQEANVLTDYVIKILGLDICADIMVGDEMRRGISGGQRKRVTVGEMLVGPARALFMDEISTGLDSSTTFQIVNSIRQAIHILEGTTVISLLQPAPETYELFEDIVLLTDGQVVYQGPRENAQEFFESVGFKCPERKAEADFLQEVTSRKDQEQYWANKDIPYAYVTVEEFADAFKSFHIGQKLGDKLAIPFDKGRSHPSALTTTKYGVGKKELLKACISRELLLMKRSSAYYTFKMLQLIFMALLMMSLYVRTKKHRNTTMGGQIVMGALFFTMSTIMFNGFAELALTIAKLPVFNKHRDLLFFPPWSYALPTWILKIPITIVEVAIWVAMTYYVVGFEENFTRFLKQFFLLLFINQMASGLFRFIAALGRNMIVANTFGSFGLLLVITLGGFVLSKNEIKKWWEWGYWVSPMMYGQNAMAVNEFLGKSWKRALPNTTEPLGLVVLKSHGLFQEEYWFWIGVGASIGFIFLFNFLFTLALTYLNRKFPSSFGKPQAVIPEGKPVEKHSDGKENPPDIELSHNEKTSSGRSERGADIQRSVSSESTLAARSRRNEFNRNKKQGMVLPFEPLSITFDDISYAVDMPQEMKSEGVTENRLTLLKGLSGAFRPGVLTALMGVSGAGKSTLMDVLAGRKTGGYIEGSIMISGYPKKQETFARIAGYCEQNDIHSPHITVYESLFFSAWLRLAPEVDITTKKMFVEEVMDLVELNSIRESIVGLPNVNGLSTEQRKRLTIATELVANPSIIFMDEPTSGLDARAAAIVMRTVRNTVDTGRTVVCTIHQPSIDIFDAFDELYLLKSGGEEIYVGPIGHRASLLISYFEGIRGVKKIRDGINPATWMLEVTNTAQEAVLGVNFADVYNKSELYRRNKAMIKELSKPQPMSKDLHFATQFSQSFLTQCKACLWKQHWSYWRNPQYNAVRLLFSIFIALMFGSMFWDLGTKRIRQQDIFNSVGSMYAASLFIGIQNAALVQPVVAIERTVFYRERAAGMYSPLPYAIAQITIEIPYIFIQAVIYATIVYFMIGFETSASKFFLNLFFMYFTFLYFTFFGMLTVSITPNYSIAAVLASFFYGLWNLFSGFLLPRSYMPIWWRWFYWACPFAWTLYGLIGAQFGDIKDRLDTGLTVEELMKSYFGFKTDFLGVVSIVIIGITLLFGFGFAFAIKVFNFQRR; encoded by the exons ATGGAAGTGTTTTTGAGTTCTGCTCGAGAGGAAGTAGGCGAAAAATCTCGGAAATGGGCTGCTATACAGAGACTGCCGACAGGGCATCGTCTTAGAAGAGGTATATTAACTGAAGAAAATGGAGAAGCAAAAGAAGTTGATATTCAAAGACTTGATGAGCAACAATTAAAGAACTTGTTGGACAAGCTTTTGAACCAGGACGAAGATAATGAGAAGTTCTTGATGAAGCTCAAGGACCGCTTTGATCG AGTTGGGATTGAATTTCCAAAAATTGAAGTCCGGATGGAAGGACTAAATGTAGATACCGAAGCTTATATTGGAAGCAGAGCTTTACCTACACTATACCACTTCACTATAAATTTCTTTGAG GGGTTGTTGAATTCTTGTCATATAATTAAAGGCAAAAAGAAACCATTTTCAATTCTTCATGATGTCAGTGGAATAATCAAGCCTGGCAg GATGACACTTCTTTTAGGCCCCCCAGGCTCAGGGAAGACCACATTTCTACTGGCTATGGCTGGAAGACTTAGTTCTGATCTCAAA ATTTCAGGGAGAATTACATATAATGGCCATGGAATGGATGAATTTATCCCACAAAGGACATCAGCTTATATAAGTCAACATGATGAACATATAGGAGAAATGACAGTGAGAGAAacattggccttctcggctagaTGTCAAGGGGTTGGTCCTCGTTATG AAATGTTGGCAGAGTTGTCCAGAAGAGAAAAGGAGGCAAACATTAAGCCAGATTCTGATATCGATATTTTTTTGAAG TCTATTTCACTGGAAGGGCAAGAAGCAAATGTTCTGACCGATTATGTTATCAAA ATTTTGGGATTGGATATCTGTGCTGACATTATGGTAGGGGATGAAATGCGAAGAGGTATCTCTGGTGGACAAAGAAAGCGAGTGACAGTAG GGGAGATGCTGGTTGGACCAGCAAGGGCGCTTTTCATGGACGAGATATCAACTGGCTTAGACAGCTCGACAACTTTTCAGATTGTGAATTCAATCAGACAGGCAATTCACATTCTTGAAGGGACAACCGTGATCTCTCTCCTCCAGCCAGCTCCAGAAACGTATGAACTATTTGAGGACATAGTTCTCTTAACAGACGGGCAAGTGGTGTATCAAGGTCCCCGTGAAAATGCACAGGAGTTTTTTGAATCTGTGGGCTTCAAATGTCCGGAGAGAAAAGCAGAAGCAGACTTCTTACAAGAA GTGACATCAAGGAAAGATCAAGAACAGTATTGGGCTAATAAAGACATACCTTATGCTTACGTTACTGTCGAGGAATTTGCTGATGCATTTAAGTCATTTCACATTGGTCAGAAACTAGGTGACAAGCTTGCCATTCCATTTGACAAGGGTAGGAGCCACCCTTCTGCTTTGACAACTACGAAGTACGGTGTTGGGAAGAAGGAACTGCTAAAGGCTTGCATATCAAGAGAGTTGTTGCTGATGAAGAGAAGCTCAGCCTACTATACGTTCAAAATGTTGCAG cttatttttatgGCTCTGTTGATGATGTCACTATATGTACGAACTAAGAAGCATCGAAATACTACAATGGGTGGTCAAATTGTTATGGGTGCCCTGTTCTTTACAATGTCCACAATAATGTTTAATGGATTCGCAGAGCTTGCCCTGACCATCGCGAAACTTCCTGTCTTTAACAAGCATAGGGaccttctcttttttcctcCATGGTCATATGCACTACCCACATGGATCCTCAAAATTCCAATCACAATTGTAGAGGTAGCCATTTGGGTGGCGATGACTTATTATGTTGTAGGCTTTGAAGAAAACTTCACACG GTTTCTCAAACAATTCTTTCTACTTTTGTTCATCAACCAAATGGCTTCTGGACTGTTTCGATTTATTGCAGCACTAGGAAGGAATATGATTGTCGCAAACACGTTTGGATCTTTTGGGTTGCTTCTAGTTATTACTCTGGGTGGATTTGTTCTatcaaaaa atgaaattaaaaaatggtGGGAATGGGGTTACTGGGTCTCACCTATGATGTATGGCCAGAATGCTATGGCAGTGAATGAATTCTTAGGGAAGAGTTGGAAGCGT GCTCTTCCTAATACCACAGAACCTCTTGGACTTGTGGTCTTGAAGTCTCATGGACTATTCCAAGAAGAATATTGGTTTTGGATTGGAGTAGGAGCTTCAATTggatttatttttctattcaattttcttttcacatTGGCTCTAACTTATCTCAACCGTAAGTTCCCCTCTT CTTTTGGAAAGCCTCAGGCAGTTATACCAGAAGGAAAGCCAGTTGAAAAACATAGTGACGGAAAAGAAAACCCCCCA GACATTGAACTATCACACAATGAAAAGACCTCGTCTGGTAGGTCAGAAAGAGGAGCTGACATTCAAAGAAGTGTATCATCAGAATCAACATTAGCAGCAAGAAGCAGAAGGAATGAATTTAATCGGAACAAGAAACAAGGAATGGTTCTTCCATTCGAACCCCTTTCTATCACCTTTGATGATATTAGCTATGCAGTGGACATGCCTCAG gaaatgaaatctgaaggTGTGACAGAAAATCGACTAACACTTCTGAAGGGTTTGAGTGGTGCTTTCAGGCCAGGAGTTCTCACAGCTCTAATGGGTGTTAGTGGCGCTGGGAAGTCAACTCTAATGGATGTTTTGGCTGGGAGGAAAACTGGTGGGTACATCGAAGGAAGCATCATGATATCTGGATACCCAAAGAAGCAGGAAACTTTTGCTCGCATAGCAGGTTACTGTGAGCAAAATGACATCCACTCTCCTCACATTACAGTGTACGAGTCACTGTTTTTCTCTGCATGGCTTCGTCTAGCTCCTGAAGTTGATATCACAACCAAAAAG ATGTTTGTTGAGGAGGTCATGGACCTTGTGGAGCTGAACTCAATAAGGGAATCAATTGTTGGATTGCCTAACGTCAATGGTCTCTCAACCGAGCAGCGCAAGAGGCTGACGATTGCAACTGAGCTTGTTGCAAACCCATCTATAATATTCATGGATGAGCCAACCTCAGGTCTTGATGCCAGGGCAGCAGCAATAGTGATGAGAACAGTGAGGAACACAGTAGACACTGGAAGAACTGTGGTGTGCACTATCCACCAGCCAAGCATTGATATATTTGATGCCTTTGATGAG CTATATCTTTTGAAAAGTGGAGGAGAAGAAATATATGTCGGCCCAATAGGCCACCGTGCTTCACTTTTGATCAGTTACTTTGAG GGAATCCGGggagttaaaaaaattagagatgGAATTAACCCAGCCACATGGATGTTAGAAGTGACAAATACAGCACAAGAAGCAGTTCTGGGTGTTAATTTTGCCGATGTATACAATAAATCAGAACTATACAG GAGAAACAAAGCAATGATCAAAGAACTCAGTAAACCTCAGCCAATGTCAAAAGATCTGCACTTCGCTACTCAATTCTCGCAATCATTTTTGACCCAGTGTAAGGCTTGCCTATGGAAACAGCACTGGTCATATTGGCGAAATCCACAGTACAATGCAGTAAGGCTATTATTCTCGATTTTCATAGCTTTAATGTTTGGATCAATGTTCTGGGATCTTGGCACCAAAAG GATAAGGCAGCAAGACATTTTCAATTCAGTAGGTTCCATGTATGCTGCTTCTCTATTTATTGGGATTCAGAATGCTGCATTGGTGCAGCCAGTAGTGGCTATTGAGAGAACAGTTTTCTACCGAGAAAGAGCAGCTGGAATGTATTCTCCTTTACCATATGCCATTGCACAG ATTACGATTGAGATCCCATACATTTTCATTCAGGCTGTCATATATGCAACGATAGTCTATTTCATGATTGGATTTGAGACCTCAGCTTCAAAGTTCTTTTTGAATCTCTTCTTCATGTACTTCACCTTCTTGTATTTCACATTCTTTGGAATGTTGACAGTATCCATCACTCCAAACTATAGCATAGCTGCTGTACTTGCTTCTTTCTTCTATGGTTTGTGGAACCTCTTCTCAGGATTCCTACTTCCACGATCA TATATGCCTATTTGGTGGAGATGGTTCTATTGGGCATGTCCTTTCGCTTGGACATTGTATGGATTGATTGGTGCACAGTTTGGAGACATCAAAGACAGGCTTGACACTGGTCTAACAGTAGAAGAACTTATGAAGAgttattttggttttaaaacTGACTTCCTAGGAGTGGTTTCAATTGTGATTATAGGAATCACATTGCTTTTTGGATTCGGCTTTGCCTTTGCAATAAAGGTTTTTAACTTCCAGAGAAGATGA